One window of Chryseobacterium indologenes genomic DNA carries:
- a CDS encoding phosphoenolpyruvate carboxylase, which yields MIHDQRAEKFRQIVENKFQIYNSLFMSLPYDKMTNIGMLLPFLYEESRTGYEAGKTPENIVEEFFKNHTDLQTEEQKLELLFKIIQYIERQVVLFDSIEDAAFPNLHSESDSGTVTNLFERSFQDHKIEKVREKLKDFSVKVVFTAHPTQFYPSSVQRIIQDLRGAITSDSVTQIDMLLQQLGKTPFVNKEKPTPIDEALSIISYLRYVYYDTIGELFTKIKKTFGNGHFHLHEDIIQLGFWPGGDRDGNPFVTAQVTKRVAEELRSAILKSYYSHLKFIRRRLSFRGVSEVLTQLSEALYAAIFDGKTITAEDILKKAAEAEKILVNEHNALFLDLLANFRDRVMIFGTHFATLDIRQDSRIHQKVIDEVFAKVSGNEDADYEQKFNKLIQISESVNPEDFEDIVKDTLLTVSQVTDIQNLNGLRGMNRYIISNSDAVKDVMNVYAFFKICGYKDEDINMDIVPLFETMEGLANAENVMNELYHNPVYKKHLEKRGNQQTIMLGFSDGTKDGGYLKANWEIYKAKEVLTKLSEQNNIKVVFFDGRGGPPARGGGKTHDFYASQGKTIANNKIELTIQGQTITSIFGNKEQAKYNFEQLLTAGVENDVFKNAKKELTEKERALIIELADISYGKYSDLKAHPMFVPYLQEMSTLEYYGKTNIGSRPSKRGNGSELKFEDLRAIPFVGSWSQLKQNVPGFFGFGYAMQKMKEQGRFEEVRELYKGSDFFKTLVLNSMMSMNKSYFPLTYYIKNNPKFGAFWNVLFEEYELSRDIMLELTGFKMLQEEDPLSRKSVKIREKIVLPLLSIQQYALMKIQKGEGNKEAYEKLVTRSLFGNINASRNSA from the coding sequence ATGATACACGACCAACGCGCAGAAAAATTCAGGCAGATCGTGGAAAATAAATTCCAGATCTACAATTCATTATTTATGAGCCTGCCATATGATAAAATGACGAATATCGGAATGTTGCTTCCGTTTCTTTATGAGGAAAGCAGAACCGGCTATGAAGCAGGAAAAACTCCCGAAAATATTGTTGAAGAATTTTTTAAAAACCATACCGATCTTCAGACTGAGGAGCAGAAACTGGAACTGCTTTTCAAGATCATTCAGTATATAGAAAGACAGGTAGTTTTGTTTGACAGTATTGAAGATGCTGCTTTTCCCAATCTTCACTCCGAAAGTGACAGCGGGACTGTAACCAATCTCTTTGAACGTTCTTTTCAGGATCATAAAATTGAAAAAGTACGCGAAAAATTAAAAGATTTTAGTGTAAAAGTTGTGTTTACGGCGCATCCCACTCAGTTTTATCCAAGCTCAGTACAAAGGATTATACAGGATTTAAGAGGAGCTATTACCAGTGATTCCGTTACTCAGATTGATATGCTTCTGCAGCAATTGGGGAAGACTCCTTTTGTCAACAAAGAAAAACCTACTCCTATAGATGAAGCTTTAAGCATCATTTCATACCTTAGATATGTGTATTACGATACCATTGGCGAATTGTTTACGAAGATCAAAAAGACATTCGGAAACGGACATTTTCACCTTCATGAAGATATTATCCAGCTTGGATTCTGGCCTGGAGGAGACAGGGACGGAAATCCGTTTGTAACAGCACAGGTAACGAAAAGGGTAGCAGAAGAACTTCGTTCAGCCATTCTGAAGTCCTATTACAGTCATTTGAAATTCATCAGAAGAAGATTGAGTTTCAGAGGAGTTTCTGAAGTTTTAACCCAATTAAGTGAAGCGTTGTATGCTGCCATTTTTGATGGAAAAACTATTACAGCTGAAGATATTTTAAAGAAAGCTGCAGAAGCGGAAAAAATATTAGTCAATGAGCATAACGCTTTGTTTTTAGATCTTCTGGCCAATTTCAGAGATCGGGTGATGATCTTCGGAACTCACTTTGCCACGTTGGACATCCGCCAGGACAGCAGGATTCATCAGAAAGTGATTGATGAGGTTTTTGCAAAAGTATCCGGGAATGAAGATGCTGATTACGAACAAAAATTCAATAAACTGATTCAGATTTCGGAAAGCGTAAACCCCGAAGATTTTGAAGATATTGTGAAAGATACATTGTTAACGGTTTCACAGGTTACAGATATTCAGAATCTGAATGGGCTGAGAGGAATGAACCGTTATATCATTTCCAATTCCGATGCAGTGAAAGATGTGATGAATGTCTATGCATTCTTTAAGATCTGCGGGTACAAAGACGAGGATATCAATATGGATATTGTCCCACTTTTTGAAACGATGGAAGGACTTGCCAACGCAGAAAATGTGATGAATGAACTGTATCATAATCCTGTCTACAAAAAACACCTGGAAAAAAGAGGAAACCAGCAGACCATTATGCTTGGATTTTCTGATGGAACCAAAGATGGCGGATATTTAAAAGCCAACTGGGAAATTTATAAAGCAAAAGAAGTATTGACCAAGCTTTCCGAGCAAAACAATATCAAAGTTGTATTCTTCGATGGCAGAGGAGGACCTCCAGCCAGAGGAGGTGGAAAAACCCACGATTTTTACGCTTCTCAGGGAAAAACTATTGCTAATAATAAGATTGAACTTACGATTCAGGGGCAGACCATAACCAGTATTTTTGGAAATAAAGAACAGGCAAAATATAATTTTGAACAGCTTCTGACCGCCGGTGTAGAAAACGATGTATTCAAAAATGCCAAAAAAGAGCTTACGGAAAAAGAAAGAGCCTTGATCATCGAATTGGCGGATATCAGCTATGGAAAATATTCAGACTTAAAAGCCCATCCTATGTTTGTTCCTTACCTTCAGGAGATGAGTACCCTTGAATATTACGGAAAAACAAATATCGGAAGCCGTCCTTCAAAAAGAGGAAACGGAAGCGAACTGAAGTTTGAAGATCTGAGAGCGATTCCGTTTGTAGGTTCATGGTCACAGCTGAAACAGAATGTTCCCGGGTTCTTCGGTTTTGGATATGCCATGCAAAAGATGAAAGAACAGGGAAGATTTGAAGAAGTGAGGGAACTGTATAAAGGGTCGGATTTCTTTAAAACGTTAGTATTGAACTCCATGATGAGTATGAACAAATCCTATTTCCCACTAACTTATTATATTAAAAATAACCCTAAGTTTGGCGCATTCTGGAATGTTCTTTTTGAAGAATATGAGCTTTCAAGAGATATTATGCTGGAACTGACCGGTTTCAAAATGCTTCAGGAGGAAGATCCTTTGTCAAGAAAATCGGTGAAGATCCGTGAAAAGATCGTACTTCCATTATTGAGCATTCAACAATATGCGTTGATGAAAATACAGAAAGGTGAAGGTAATAAAGAAGCTTATGAAAAGCTGGTAACACGTTCACTATTCGGGAATATTAATGCAAGTAGAAACTCTGCTTAA
- a CDS encoding S8/S53 family peptidase: MKKLLLFCFLTGYLHVSAQTELVFVFFTDKPNKAAFYANPLSELSQKSLNRRTTLGIPLNDQDAPIEQSYLQNLQNLGFTITDYSKWLNGAAVNATPAQKTLLQAQSFVLSVESFARNSSTTVKTVPTKWKDDASLNKILTTFNYGSGAGQIDQVNIRPLHLAGYTGTGISIAVIDAGFPTVNTGSAFSRLWSGNHIKAAYDFVTKTGNIYNTALSPHGSVVLGAIGGYIENIFVGAAPDADFYLYRSENANVEVPEEELYWIEAAEEADRKGVEIITSSLGYNVFDESRYNYTYADMNGSTSFIARGAGIAAEKGIFVLAAAGNSGLQPWHYLMTPSDNAKVFSIGSVDSAGNASGFSSFGPNSLGVVKPDGSTQGTATTTVYDNATTVVNGTSISTPIAAGGVACLIQAFPTMDREQMRTKLRQTASLYPGHSDQIGYGILNFGSLYNMVLNTSEMVKKEKFSIFPNPAKNILNIASEQEVLSLEIYDNLGRLIRKSSHQKSIQVEDFAKGTYYLKIQMKDKVYYDKFLKE; the protein is encoded by the coding sequence ATGAAAAAACTTTTACTCTTTTGTTTCCTAACGGGTTATCTTCATGTATCTGCCCAAACAGAACTTGTTTTTGTTTTCTTTACTGATAAGCCCAACAAAGCTGCATTTTATGCAAATCCTCTTTCTGAACTCAGCCAGAAATCGCTCAACAGACGTACGACGCTGGGAATTCCTCTCAATGATCAGGATGCTCCTATTGAACAGTCTTACCTTCAGAATCTTCAAAATTTAGGATTTACCATTACCGATTATTCAAAATGGCTTAACGGAGCAGCGGTGAATGCTACTCCTGCCCAAAAAACACTGCTGCAGGCTCAGTCTTTTGTTTTATCTGTTGAAAGTTTTGCCAGAAACAGTTCAACCACTGTAAAAACTGTGCCCACAAAATGGAAAGATGATGCCAGTCTCAATAAAATACTCACCACTTTTAATTATGGTTCCGGTGCCGGCCAAATTGATCAGGTTAATATCCGCCCTCTTCACCTGGCGGGTTATACCGGAACAGGAATTTCTATAGCAGTCATTGATGCCGGATTCCCAACAGTGAATACGGGAAGTGCTTTTTCAAGATTATGGAGCGGTAATCATATAAAAGCGGCCTATGATTTCGTCACTAAAACCGGAAACATTTACAATACCGCGCTCAGTCCGCACGGTTCTGTTGTGTTAGGAGCTATCGGCGGATATATTGAAAACATATTTGTTGGTGCGGCCCCGGATGCTGATTTCTATCTTTACCGAAGTGAAAATGCCAATGTAGAAGTTCCTGAAGAAGAGCTATATTGGATTGAAGCTGCTGAGGAAGCAGACAGAAAAGGGGTAGAAATCATCACCTCATCACTGGGATACAATGTTTTTGATGAGAGCCGTTACAATTATACCTATGCAGATATGAACGGAAGCACTTCTTTCATTGCCCGTGGAGCGGGTATTGCTGCTGAAAAAGGAATTTTTGTTCTTGCTGCCGCCGGAAATTCAGGGCTACAGCCATGGCATTATCTGATGACCCCGTCTGACAATGCTAAAGTATTCTCTATCGGTTCTGTAGATTCTGCAGGAAATGCATCCGGATTTTCTTCTTTCGGTCCTAATTCTCTTGGAGTGGTAAAACCTGACGGAAGTACTCAGGGAACTGCTACCACTACAGTGTATGACAATGCTACTACAGTTGTGAACGGAACGTCCATTTCGACTCCTATTGCTGCAGGAGGTGTGGCGTGTCTTATCCAGGCATTTCCAACGATGGACAGAGAACAGATGAGAACAAAGTTAAGACAAACAGCTTCGCTTTATCCCGGCCATTCAGATCAGATAGGATATGGTATTCTCAACTTCGGAAGTCTGTACAATATGGTTCTGAATACTTCTGAAATGGTAAAAAAGGAAAAGTTTTCTATATTCCCGAATCCTGCTAAAAACATTCTGAATATAGCATCAGAGCAGGAAGTTCTTTCTTTGGAAATCTATGATAATCTGGGAAGACTGATCAGAAAAAGCAGCCATCAGAAATCTATACAAGTGGAGGATTTTGCAAAAGGAACTTATTATCTGAAAATTCAGATGAAGGATAAAGTTTATTATGATAAATTCTTAAAGGAATAA
- a CDS encoding DegT/DnrJ/EryC1/StrS family aminotransferase — translation MKKIQMVDLQSQYYKIKNDVDNAVLNVMDSAAFINGPEVKSFQNELESYLEVKHVIPCANGTDALQIALMALDLKEGDEIITADFTFAATVEVIHLLKLKSVLVDVDYDTFTISTEQIKKAITPRTKAIIPVHIFGQCANMEEILKIAEEHNLYVIEDNAQAIGSEYTFSDGTVKQAGTMSTVGTTSFFPSKNLGCYGDGGAIFTNNDELAHRLRGIVNHGMYERYYHDEVGVNSRLDSIQAAVLRKKLPHLDSYNEARKRAADFYDEAFEGNPNILTPKRAENSTHVFHQYTLRILNGKRNELQKFLTEKEIPAMIYYPVALRKQKAYFQESNDADFVNTDKLLDQVISLPMHTELDEEQLKYITDAVLEFMK, via the coding sequence ATGAAAAAAATTCAGATGGTTGACTTGCAAAGTCAGTATTACAAAATAAAGAATGATGTAGACAATGCTGTTTTGAATGTAATGGACTCTGCAGCGTTTATTAACGGACCTGAAGTAAAGTCTTTCCAGAATGAATTGGAGTCTTATTTAGAAGTAAAACATGTGATTCCGTGTGCCAATGGTACAGATGCATTACAGATTGCCTTAATGGCCCTGGATCTGAAAGAAGGAGATGAGATCATCACAGCTGATTTTACTTTTGCTGCAACGGTAGAAGTAATTCACCTGCTTAAGCTAAAATCTGTATTGGTAGATGTAGATTATGATACATTCACCATTTCTACAGAACAGATTAAAAAAGCCATTACGCCAAGAACAAAAGCGATTATTCCGGTACACATTTTCGGACAGTGTGCCAATATGGAAGAAATTTTGAAAATTGCTGAAGAGCACAATCTATACGTTATTGAAGACAACGCTCAGGCAATTGGTTCAGAATATACATTCTCTGACGGAACTGTAAAACAGGCAGGAACAATGTCTACAGTAGGAACAACTTCTTTCTTCCCTTCAAAAAACCTTGGATGCTACGGAGATGGTGGAGCGATTTTTACCAACAATGACGAATTAGCACATCGTTTGAGAGGAATTGTGAACCACGGAATGTACGAAAGATACTATCATGATGAAGTAGGAGTAAACTCCCGTCTGGACAGTATTCAGGCTGCAGTTTTAAGAAAAAAACTTCCTCACCTTGATTCTTACAACGAAGCAAGAAAAAGAGCTGCAGATTTTTATGATGAAGCATTTGAAGGAAATCCGAATATTCTGACTCCAAAAAGAGCTGAAAATTCTACTCACGTATTCCACCAGTATACTTTAAGAATCCTGAACGGAAAGCGTAATGAACTTCAGAAGTTTTTAACGGAAAAAGAAATTCCTGCAATGATTTATTATCCGGTAGCATTAAGAAAGCAGAAAGCATACTTCCAGGAAAGTAATGATGCAGACTTTGTAAATACAGATAAGCTGTTGGATCAGGTAATTTCTTTACCAATGCATACAGAATTGGATGAAGAGCAACTGAAGTATATTACGGATGCTGTTCTTGAGTTTATGAAATAA
- the galE gene encoding UDP-glucose 4-epimerase GalE — MAILVTGGLGYIGSHTVVELINSGFEVVIVDDLSNTERFILKNIEEITGKKPAFYPFDLRRKELLTQVFDAHQIDGCINFAASKAVGESQIKPVDYYENNLFSLINILQEFKVREISNFIFSSSCTVYGQADVMPIDENTPLKVPESVYGKTKQMGEQILIDFANAYQRKISLLRYFNPIGAHPSAKLGELPIGVPNNLVPYVMQTASGVREKLNVWGDDYATEDGTAVRDYIYVVDLAKAHVAALKKLMEDSSPEAVIDTYNLGTGKGSSVLEVVKAFEKANNVEVPYQICARREGDITIAYANAEKAEKELNWKSETSLEESLRTVWEWQKYLNTRNV; from the coding sequence ATGGCAATACTTGTTACGGGAGGACTTGGATATATCGGTTCTCATACGGTGGTAGAACTTATCAATAGTGGCTTTGAAGTAGTTATTGTAGACGATTTGTCCAATACGGAAAGGTTTATTTTAAAAAATATAGAAGAAATTACAGGTAAAAAGCCGGCTTTTTATCCTTTTGATCTAAGAAGGAAAGAACTTCTTACTCAGGTTTTTGATGCCCATCAGATCGATGGCTGTATCAATTTTGCAGCTTCTAAAGCAGTAGGAGAGAGCCAGATAAAACCTGTAGACTACTATGAGAATAATTTATTCTCACTGATAAATATTCTTCAGGAATTTAAAGTAAGAGAAATTTCCAACTTTATTTTCAGTTCATCCTGTACAGTATACGGGCAGGCAGATGTAATGCCGATTGATGAAAATACTCCTTTAAAAGTACCTGAAAGTGTGTATGGGAAAACAAAACAAATGGGAGAACAGATCCTGATTGATTTTGCAAATGCCTATCAACGTAAAATTTCGTTATTAAGATATTTTAACCCGATCGGAGCTCATCCTTCTGCAAAACTTGGAGAACTGCCGATAGGAGTTCCTAATAACCTGGTACCTTATGTGATGCAGACGGCTTCAGGAGTACGCGAGAAACTGAATGTTTGGGGAGATGATTATGCTACAGAGGACGGGACAGCCGTTCGTGACTATATTTATGTTGTTGACCTGGCTAAGGCACACGTTGCAGCTTTAAAAAAACTGATGGAAGACTCTTCACCTGAAGCTGTGATTGATACCTACAACTTGGGAACAGGAAAAGGTTCATCTGTGCTGGAAGTGGTGAAAGCATTTGAAAAGGCCAATAATGTAGAAGTGCCGTATCAGATCTGTGCCAGAAGAGAAGGAGATATCACTATTGCGTATGCCAACGCTGAAAAGGCCGAAAAAGAACTCAACTGGAAGTCTGAAACCTCTCTGGAAGAATCTTTAAGAACGGTTTGGGAATGGCAGAAATATTTAAATACAAGGAATGTATAA
- a CDS encoding adenylyltransferase/cytidyltransferase family protein — translation MKTQRIGITFSSFDLLHAGHIKMLEEAKTVCDYLIVGLQIDPSHDRPNKNKPSQTIVERYIQLKAVNAVDEIIPYYTEEDLLDILKSFVIDVRIIGDDYMDKDFTGKKYCEEKGIEIFYNKRDHRFSTSDLRRRIYEAEKEKDSKAEPVK, via the coding sequence ATGAAGACACAGAGAATAGGGATTACATTTTCCTCATTTGACTTATTACACGCTGGCCACATCAAAATGCTTGAAGAAGCTAAAACGGTATGTGACTATTTAATCGTTGGACTTCAGATCGACCCTTCCCACGATCGTCCCAACAAAAATAAGCCAAGCCAGACTATCGTTGAAAGGTATATCCAGCTGAAAGCAGTAAATGCTGTGGATGAGATCATTCCTTATTATACAGAAGAAGATCTATTGGATATTTTAAAATCATTTGTGATTGATGTAAGAATCATTGGGGATGATTATATGGACAAAGACTTTACAGGTAAGAAATACTGTGAAGAAAAAGGAATTGAGATCTTTTATAACAAAAGAGACCATAGGTTTTCCACCAGTGATCTAAGAAGAAGAATCTATGAGGCTGAAAAAGAAAAAGATTCCAAAGCTGAACCTGTAAAATAA
- a CDS encoding acyl-CoA thioester hydrolase/BAAT C-terminal domain-containing protein: MNLFQRTLLILLLFPIFLLAQTPEKQKLKEYIIPDKSDTVRFYIYTADNLPKEKVFIYLQGSGDLPMVNGDDTEPCCYNNYPKKLMAEFPKDYAFVYIQKIGLPYYSKTLNNYTPSLTFTRRNNVLDRAEVADKVVNFIKKRIYPNAKTIAVLGHSEGSDVVAKLAAINKNITHICFSAGNATPQIFNDILFTRRQMLEGKLSASQAQDKIDELMKGYNEIYQNPDSIKDYFNGDTYKWNVAINEPPIENLLKLKIPIFVTIGSHDDKVPVETSDLITTEFIRHRKTNLKSKVYLNCNHNFEEIKEDGTKISHWKEMFFDFLNLIDKDFK, encoded by the coding sequence ATGAATCTATTTCAAAGAACCCTGTTGATCCTACTCCTTTTTCCAATCTTTCTATTGGCACAGACTCCTGAAAAACAAAAATTAAAAGAATACATTATTCCTGATAAAAGTGACACAGTACGTTTTTATATCTATACTGCAGATAATTTACCAAAGGAAAAAGTGTTCATCTATCTGCAGGGAAGTGGTGATTTACCTATGGTTAATGGTGATGATACAGAACCTTGCTGTTACAATAACTATCCAAAAAAATTAATGGCAGAGTTTCCAAAAGATTATGCATTCGTTTATATACAGAAAATTGGACTTCCCTATTACTCAAAAACATTAAATAATTATACACCTTCCCTAACATTTACACGAAGGAATAATGTGTTAGACAGAGCTGAAGTTGCCGATAAAGTTGTTAATTTCATAAAGAAAAGAATTTACCCCAATGCTAAAACAATCGCTGTGCTTGGACATTCTGAAGGTAGTGACGTGGTAGCAAAGCTAGCTGCTATCAATAAAAACATCACCCATATTTGCTTTTCAGCAGGGAATGCAACACCTCAGATATTTAATGATATACTTTTTACCAGAAGACAAATGCTGGAAGGGAAATTAAGTGCCAGCCAGGCTCAGGATAAAATTGATGAATTGATGAAAGGTTATAATGAAATTTATCAAAATCCTGACTCGATAAAAGATTATTTTAATGGCGATACCTACAAATGGAATGTTGCAATAAACGAACCTCCTATAGAAAATCTTCTGAAGTTAAAAATTCCCATCTTCGTCACCATTGGAAGCCATGATGATAAAGTACCTGTAGAAACCAGTGATTTAATTACCACAGAATTTATCCGTCACAGAAAAACGAATCTGAAAAGCAAAGTTTATCTGAACTGCAATCATAATTTTGAAGAAATAAAAGAAGACGGAACCAAAATAAGCCATTGGAAAGAAATGTTTTTTGACTTTCTGAATCTCATTGACAAAGACTTTAAATAG
- a CDS encoding TonB-dependent receptor domain-containing protein yields the protein MKNKTEIVNIFTRKTLGLTLVLSAAAMAFAQEKAGVSGIIVNKKNQPVPYASVTFSNKTNKTLSDAVLTDEKGQYKLELIPGDYDITVEAIDYKKSVISKNITAAGNIGALSIEAEPSSTVDGKTKEIQGVVITASAAKPYKVELDKKTYDPSQDIVSKGGNLQDVLTNVPSVSVDTDGTVSMRGSTNVKFLINGKPSALLGIDDGANALQSIPADQIERIEVITNPSSKFEASGTSGILNIILKKNKKIGFNGSVVGSLGYFPRTSLNTNLSWRKNNWTWFVNGGGGYTENKTKNNSETTYHNITFPKILPNTQPNDVLEHQLQNSTSKTYNKNYNVSAGFVYDLSDKTSINVTGLVRTFEGDGNELLQTYDSFHRFFKDPSDPNGTAGTWQLLNPYGQRESKTIFNNLAFQGDVGVDHKFDDNGQNLSVSLSLQRNRSNNNADILETNDLLPDAQDITRRHSVSKTIIGKADYELPIGEQSKIEAGYRLDVNDNTYNNFVSSTSNNPYIPNYNNDTDYREIFNAFYLQFKSKIGEKFAYQLGLRDELSNVKINYINQNPNDPQLNKTKNYNNLFPSVFLSYDVSKNNQILVNYSRRIDRPRSFFMVPFPNYSNSQNIFEGNIDLNPSYVDSFEVGYNITRKKFTINPTLYYRHATDDTKMLVYRPDENLGVFYTKPINLGNDERYGLDLNFTYDPFAWLKIMGSLDMFGYKTTGIAYYDALDKNKQKQTRNMDFTGDGFSTRARLNTTFKLDKTLSVQLQGFYRGAQKSANQNTEDMYALNLGASKTIWKGDGTISFNIQDIFNTRSREVLSFNEDYTRRNYMQWQPRQFSVSLTYRFKQGEKVDQPKKKKDINSNAAGDDQQGGPM from the coding sequence ATGAAGAATAAGACAGAAATTGTCAATATTTTCACCAGAAAAACTTTAGGACTTACGTTAGTACTTTCAGCGGCGGCGATGGCTTTTGCACAGGAGAAGGCTGGAGTTTCAGGAATCATTGTCAACAAAAAAAATCAACCGGTTCCTTACGCTTCTGTAACTTTCAGCAATAAGACAAACAAAACTCTAAGTGATGCTGTACTGACAGATGAAAAGGGACAGTATAAACTTGAGCTTATACCAGGAGATTACGATATCACAGTAGAGGCTATTGATTACAAAAAAAGCGTAATCAGCAAAAATATTACAGCAGCAGGTAATATTGGTGCATTATCTATTGAAGCAGAGCCTTCTTCTACTGTTGATGGAAAAACAAAAGAAATCCAGGGTGTTGTGATCACCGCTTCAGCAGCTAAACCTTATAAAGTAGAACTTGACAAAAAAACATATGATCCTTCGCAGGATATCGTGAGTAAAGGAGGAAATCTTCAGGATGTTCTGACCAATGTTCCTTCAGTTTCTGTAGATACGGACGGAACGGTTTCTATGAGAGGAAGTACCAACGTAAAATTTCTGATCAACGGAAAGCCTTCTGCCCTTCTGGGAATAGATGATGGAGCGAATGCCTTACAAAGTATCCCGGCTGATCAGATTGAAAGAATTGAAGTTATCACCAACCCTTCTTCTAAATTTGAAGCAAGCGGAACTTCCGGTATTCTGAACATTATCCTTAAAAAGAACAAGAAAATCGGGTTTAATGGTAGTGTTGTAGGATCTTTAGGATATTTCCCGAGAACATCACTTAACACCAACCTGAGCTGGAGAAAAAATAACTGGACATGGTTTGTAAACGGCGGTGGCGGTTACACAGAAAACAAAACGAAAAATAATTCGGAAACGACGTATCACAATATTACTTTTCCTAAGATCCTTCCTAATACACAGCCTAATGATGTTCTTGAGCATCAGCTTCAAAACTCCACAAGTAAAACATATAATAAAAATTATAATGTAAGTGCGGGTTTTGTGTATGATCTTTCTGACAAAACATCGATCAATGTAACAGGACTGGTAAGAACTTTTGAAGGAGACGGAAATGAGCTTCTGCAGACGTATGACAGTTTCCACAGATTTTTCAAAGATCCGTCAGATCCGAATGGAACTGCGGGAACATGGCAATTATTAAACCCATACGGACAAAGAGAATCTAAAACGATATTTAATAACCTTGCCTTCCAGGGAGATGTAGGTGTAGACCACAAATTTGATGACAACGGTCAGAATTTATCAGTATCATTAAGTTTACAGAGAAACAGAAGTAACAATAATGCAGACATTCTTGAAACCAATGACCTGCTTCCGGATGCACAGGATATTACCAGAAGACATTCTGTAAGCAAAACGATTATCGGGAAAGCAGACTACGAATTACCAATAGGAGAACAGTCTAAGATTGAAGCAGGATACAGATTGGATGTGAATGATAATACTTATAATAATTTTGTAAGCAGCACGTCCAATAATCCTTATATTCCAAACTATAATAACGATACGGATTACAGAGAGATCTTCAATGCTTTCTATTTACAGTTTAAGAGTAAAATCGGAGAAAAATTTGCTTATCAGCTCGGTTTAAGAGATGAACTTTCCAATGTAAAGATCAATTACATCAATCAAAATCCTAATGATCCGCAATTAAATAAAACAAAGAACTACAACAATTTATTTCCAAGTGTATTCTTAAGCTATGATGTATCTAAGAACAACCAAATTTTAGTTAATTATTCCCGTAGGATAGACAGACCAAGATCTTTCTTCATGGTTCCTTTCCCGAATTACAGCAACAGCCAGAATATTTTTGAAGGAAATATAGATCTTAATCCATCTTATGTAGATTCATTTGAAGTAGGATATAATATTACAAGAAAAAAGTTTACGATTAACCCTACCTTATATTACAGACACGCTACTGACGATACTAAAATGCTGGTCTACAGACCTGATGAAAACCTTGGAGTATTCTATACAAAACCTATCAATCTTGGAAATGACGAACGTTATGGTTTGGATCTGAACTTTACCTATGACCCGTTTGCGTGGTTAAAAATAATGGGGAGCTTAGACATGTTTGGATATAAAACAACCGGAATTGCTTATTATGATGCTCTTGATAAGAATAAGCAGAAACAAACCCGTAATATGGACTTTACCGGAGATGGTTTCTCTACAAGAGCACGTCTTAATACGACATTTAAACTTGATAAAACGTTAAGTGTACAGCTGCAGGGATTCTATAGAGGAGCTCAGAAATCTGCCAACCAAAATACGGAGGATATGTATGCGCTGAACCTTGGTGCTTCCAAAACGATCTGGAAAGGAGACGGAACAATTTCCTTCAACATCCAGGATATCTTCAATACAAGAAGCAGAGAAGTACTCAGTTTCAATGAGGATTATACCCGAAGAAACTATATGCAGTGGCAGCCAAGACAGTTTTCTGTTTCTTTAACCTATAGATTCAAACAGGGTGAAAAAGTAGATCAGCCTAAAAAGAAAAAGGATATCAATTCCAATGCAGCCGGAGACGACCAACAAGGCGGTCCGATGTAA